Proteins from one Cicer arietinum cultivar CDC Frontier isolate Library 1 chromosome 3, Cicar.CDCFrontier_v2.0, whole genome shotgun sequence genomic window:
- the LOC101490776 gene encoding uncharacterized protein isoform X1, producing the protein MKMASLHHSHYTSSVNLCSTHHFSVFPSHNNNSMRSLSYKYKLPATGNLLVRSCSDDRAFDVVIVGAGIIGLTVARHFLMDSDLSVAIVDKGLPCSGATGAGQGYLWMTHKTPGTATWDLSMRSHQLWMMMAESLKEQGFDPMVELGWKKTGSLLVGRTRGESDMLKGRVKQLSESGLKAEYLCSSDLSKREPDLLVDKDTAAAFLPDDCQLDAHCAVAYIEKANRGFASKGRYAEFYDDPVKCFIRSDSNRGVEAVQTSKNTLYSKKAIIVAAGSWTGSLMQDLFRNWGMEFRVPVRPRKGHLLELQNFNSLQLNHGLMEAGYVDHRSISGLESSDHGRDLSVSMTATLDAAGSLLIGSSREFVGFNTDLDESVISHIWKRVGEFFPKLRMLSLSDLSASRKVRIGLRPYMPDGKPVIGLVPGLSNVYLAAGHEGGGLSMALGTAEMVVDVVLSRPGRVDSAPFSVDRVLE; encoded by the exons ATGAAGATGGCTTCTCTTCATCATAGTCACTACACCAGCAGCGTCAACTTGTGTTCAACTCATCACTTTTCTGTTTTTCCATCTCATAATAACAATTCCATGAGATCTCTTTCCTATAAATACAAACTTCCCGCCACCGGAAACCTACTGGTTCGGTCATGTTCTGATGATCGTGCGTTTGATGTTGTCATAGTGGGTGCTGGAATAATCGGTTTAACTGTTGCTCGCCACTTTCTTATGGATTCGGACCTATCAGTTGCAATTGTTGATAAAGGTCTCCCTTGTTCTGGTGCCACTGGGGCAG GGCAGGGATATCTGTGGATGACACACAAAACACCTGGAACTGCTACATGGGATCTTTCAATGAGAAGCCATCAACTTTGGATGATGATGGCAGAAAGTCTTAAAGAGCAAGGCTTTGATCCTATGGTGGAGTTGGGTTGGAAAAAAACTG GGAGCTTATTAGTCGGTAGAACTCGTGGAGAGTCAGACATGCTAAAAGGGAGGGTGAAACAGCTTAGTGAATCTGGGTTGAAAGCAGAGTACCTTTGTAGTAGTGATTTGTCTAAAAGAGAACCTGATTTGTTGGTTGATAAAGACACTGCAGCTGCTTTTCTACCAGATGACTGCCAATTGGATGCTCATTGTGCTGTTGCATATATCGAAAAG GCTAACAGGGGTTTTGCATCAAAAGGAAGATATGCAGAATTTTATGATGACCCAGTCAAATGTTTCATTAG GTCAGATAGTAATAGAGGGGTTGAAGCTGTTCAGACTTCGAAGAATACATTATACAGCAAGAAGGCAATTATAGTTGCTGCTGGTAGTTGGACTGGTTCTTTGATGCAAGATTTGTTTAGAAATTGGGGAATGGAGTTTCGTGTTCCTGTAAGACCCAGAAAG GGTCACCTACTTGAGCTTCAGAATTTCAATTCTCTTCAATTGAACCATGGCCTGATGGAGGCAGGTTATGTTGATCATCGATCTATTTCTGGTTTGGAATCATCAGACCATGGAAGGGACTTATCAGTTTCAATGACAGCAACATTAGATGCAGCAGGGAGTCTTCTTATTG GGAGTAGCCGCGAATTTGTTGGGTTCAACACTGACTTGGACGAGTCTGTTATCAGTCACATATGGAAACGGGTTGGTGAATTCTTCCCTAAATTGAGAATGCTTTCCCTTTCAGACCTAAGTGCAAGTAGAAAAGTCAGAATAGGACTACGACCTTACA TGCCTGATGGTAAGCCAGTGATTGGGCTTGTGCCTGGCTTGTCAAATGTGTACCTTGCGGCTGGACATGAAGGGGGTGGGCTTTCAATG GCTTTGGGGACTGCTGAAATGGTTGTTGATGTGGTGTTGAGCCGTCCAGGGAGAGTCGATAGTGCACCTTTTTCTGTGGATCGCGTTCTTGAGTAA
- the LOC101490776 gene encoding uncharacterized protein isoform X2: protein MTHKTPGTATWDLSMRSHQLWMMMAESLKEQGFDPMVELGWKKTGSLLVGRTRGESDMLKGRVKQLSESGLKAEYLCSSDLSKREPDLLVDKDTAAAFLPDDCQLDAHCAVAYIEKANRGFASKGRYAEFYDDPVKCFIRSDSNRGVEAVQTSKNTLYSKKAIIVAAGSWTGSLMQDLFRNWGMEFRVPVRPRKGHLLELQNFNSLQLNHGLMEAGYVDHRSISGLESSDHGRDLSVSMTATLDAAGSLLIGSSREFVGFNTDLDESVISHIWKRVGEFFPKLRMLSLSDLSASRKVRIGLRPYMPDGKPVIGLVPGLSNVYLAAGHEGGGLSMALGTAEMVVDVVLSRPGRVDSAPFSVDRVLE, encoded by the exons ATGACACACAAAACACCTGGAACTGCTACATGGGATCTTTCAATGAGAAGCCATCAACTTTGGATGATGATGGCAGAAAGTCTTAAAGAGCAAGGCTTTGATCCTATGGTGGAGTTGGGTTGGAAAAAAACTG GGAGCTTATTAGTCGGTAGAACTCGTGGAGAGTCAGACATGCTAAAAGGGAGGGTGAAACAGCTTAGTGAATCTGGGTTGAAAGCAGAGTACCTTTGTAGTAGTGATTTGTCTAAAAGAGAACCTGATTTGTTGGTTGATAAAGACACTGCAGCTGCTTTTCTACCAGATGACTGCCAATTGGATGCTCATTGTGCTGTTGCATATATCGAAAAG GCTAACAGGGGTTTTGCATCAAAAGGAAGATATGCAGAATTTTATGATGACCCAGTCAAATGTTTCATTAG GTCAGATAGTAATAGAGGGGTTGAAGCTGTTCAGACTTCGAAGAATACATTATACAGCAAGAAGGCAATTATAGTTGCTGCTGGTAGTTGGACTGGTTCTTTGATGCAAGATTTGTTTAGAAATTGGGGAATGGAGTTTCGTGTTCCTGTAAGACCCAGAAAG GGTCACCTACTTGAGCTTCAGAATTTCAATTCTCTTCAATTGAACCATGGCCTGATGGAGGCAGGTTATGTTGATCATCGATCTATTTCTGGTTTGGAATCATCAGACCATGGAAGGGACTTATCAGTTTCAATGACAGCAACATTAGATGCAGCAGGGAGTCTTCTTATTG GGAGTAGCCGCGAATTTGTTGGGTTCAACACTGACTTGGACGAGTCTGTTATCAGTCACATATGGAAACGGGTTGGTGAATTCTTCCCTAAATTGAGAATGCTTTCCCTTTCAGACCTAAGTGCAAGTAGAAAAGTCAGAATAGGACTACGACCTTACA TGCCTGATGGTAAGCCAGTGATTGGGCTTGTGCCTGGCTTGTCAAATGTGTACCTTGCGGCTGGACATGAAGGGGGTGGGCTTTCAATG GCTTTGGGGACTGCTGAAATGGTTGTTGATGTGGTGTTGAGCCGTCCAGGGAGAGTCGATAGTGCACCTTTTTCTGTGGATCGCGTTCTTGAGTAA